From one Mesoplodon densirostris isolate mMesDen1 chromosome 19, mMesDen1 primary haplotype, whole genome shotgun sequence genomic stretch:
- the CKM gene encoding creatine kinase M-type isoform X1 — protein sequence MPFSNTHNKYKLNFKPEEEYPDLSKHNNHMAKVLTLELYKKLRDKETPSGFTLDDVIQTGVDNPGHPFIMTVGCVAGDEESYVVFKDLFDPIIQDRHGGYKPTDKHKTDLNHENLKGGDDLDPHYVLSSRVRTGRSIKGFSLPPHCSRGERRAVEKLAVEALNSLTGEFKGKYYPLKNMTEKEQQQLIDDHFLFDKPVSPLLLASGMARDWPDARGIWHNDNKSFLVWVNEEDHLRVISMEKGGNMKQVFRRFCLGLQKIEEIFKKAGHPFMWNEHLGYVLTCPSNLGTGLRGGVHVKLAHLSKHPKFEEILTRLRLQKRGTGGVDTAAVGSVFDVSNADRLGSSEVEQVQLVVDGVKLMVEMEKKLEKGQSIDDMIPAQK from the exons ATGCCATTCAGTAACACCCACAACAAGTACAAGCTGAACTTCAAGCCTGAGGAGGAATACCCAGACCTCAGCAAGCACAACAACCACATGGCCAAGGTACTGACCCTTGAGCTCTACAAGAAGCTGCGGGACAAGGAGACGCCATCTGGTTTCACTCTGGACGATGTCATCCAGACAGGTGTGGACAACCCAG GTCACCCCTTCATCATGACCGTGGGCTGTGTGGCTGGTGACGAGGAGTCCTACGTGGTTTTCAAGGACCTCTTTGACCCCATCATCCAGGACCGGCACGGGGGCTACAAACCCACCGACAAGCACAAGACCGACCTCAACCATGAGAACCTCAAG GGTGGAGACGACCTGGACCCCCACTACGTGCTCAGCAGCCGCGTCCGCACGGGCCGCAGCATCAAGGGCTTCTCGCTGCCACCGCACTGCTCCCGCGGTGAGCGCCGAGCCGTGGAGAAACTCGCCGTGGAAG CCCTCAACAGCCTGACGGGAGAGTTCAAGGGGAAATACTACCCTCTGAAGAACATGACAGAGAAGGAGCAGCAGCAGCTCATCGATGACCACTTCCTATTTGACAAGCCTGTGTCCCCACTGCTGCTGGCTTCAGGCATGGCCCGAGACTGGCCCGATGCCCGTGGCATCTG GCACAATGACAACAAGAGCTTCCTGGTGTGGGTGAACGAGGAGGACCACCTCCGAGTCATCTCCATGGAGAAGGGGGGCAACATGAAGCAGGTTTTCCGCCGCTTCTGCTTGGGGCTGCAGAAG ATTGAGGAGATCTTCAAGAAAGCCGGCCACCCCTTCATGTGGAACGAGCACCTGGGCTACGTGCTGACCTGCCCATCTAACCTGGGCACCGGGCTGCGTGGAGGCGTGCATGTGAAACTAGCGCACCTGAGCAAGCATCCCAAATTCGAGGAAATCCTCACTCGTCTGCGCCTGCAGAAGCGGGGCACAG GTGGCGTGGACACGGCCGCCGTGGGCTCAGTGTTCGACGTGTCCAACGCCGATAGGCTGGGCTCGTCGGAGGTAGAACAGGTGCAGCTGGTGGTGGATGGTGTGAAGCTCATGGTGGAGATGGAGAAGAAGCTGGAAAAGGGCCAGTCCATCGACGACATGATCCCCGCCCAGAAGTAG
- the CKM gene encoding creatine kinase M-type isoform X2, with the protein MAKVLTLELYKKLRDKETPSGFTLDDVIQTGVDNPGHPFIMTVGCVAGDEESYVVFKDLFDPIIQDRHGGYKPTDKHKTDLNHENLKVGYDLDPHYVLSSRVRTGRSIKGFSLPPHCSRGERRAVEKLAVEALNSLTGEFKGKYYPLKNMTEKEQQQLIDDHFLFDKPVSPLLLASGMARDWPDARGIWHNDNKSFLVWVNEEDHLRVISMEKGGNMKQVFRRFCLGLQKIEEIFKKAGHPFMWNEHLGYVLTCPSNLGTGLRGGVHVKLAHLSKHPKFEEILTRLRLQKRGTGGVDTAAVGSVFDVSNADRLGSSEVEQVQLVVDGVKLMVEMEKKLEKGQSIDDMIPAQK; encoded by the exons ATGGCCAAGGTACTGACCCTTGAGCTCTACAAGAAGCTGCGGGACAAGGAGACGCCATCTGGTTTCACTCTGGACGATGTCATCCAGACAGGTGTGGACAACCCAG GTCACCCCTTCATCATGACCGTGGGCTGTGTGGCTGGTGACGAGGAGTCCTACGTGGTTTTCAAGGACCTCTTTGACCCCATCATCCAGGACCGGCACGGGGGCTACAAACCCACCGACAAGCACAAGACCGACCTCAACCATGAGAACCTCAAGGTTGGCT ACGACCTGGACCCCCACTACGTGCTCAGCAGCCGCGTCCGCACGGGCCGCAGCATCAAGGGCTTCTCGCTGCCACCGCACTGCTCCCGCGGTGAGCGCCGAGCCGTGGAGAAACTCGCCGTGGAAG CCCTCAACAGCCTGACGGGAGAGTTCAAGGGGAAATACTACCCTCTGAAGAACATGACAGAGAAGGAGCAGCAGCAGCTCATCGATGACCACTTCCTATTTGACAAGCCTGTGTCCCCACTGCTGCTGGCTTCAGGCATGGCCCGAGACTGGCCCGATGCCCGTGGCATCTG GCACAATGACAACAAGAGCTTCCTGGTGTGGGTGAACGAGGAGGACCACCTCCGAGTCATCTCCATGGAGAAGGGGGGCAACATGAAGCAGGTTTTCCGCCGCTTCTGCTTGGGGCTGCAGAAG ATTGAGGAGATCTTCAAGAAAGCCGGCCACCCCTTCATGTGGAACGAGCACCTGGGCTACGTGCTGACCTGCCCATCTAACCTGGGCACCGGGCTGCGTGGAGGCGTGCATGTGAAACTAGCGCACCTGAGCAAGCATCCCAAATTCGAGGAAATCCTCACTCGTCTGCGCCTGCAGAAGCGGGGCACAG GTGGCGTGGACACGGCCGCCGTGGGCTCAGTGTTCGACGTGTCCAACGCCGATAGGCTGGGCTCGTCGGAGGTAGAACAGGTGCAGCTGGTGGTGGATGGTGTGAAGCTCATGGTGGAGATGGAGAAGAAGCTGGAAAAGGGCCAGTCCATCGACGACATGATCCCCGCCCAGAAGTAG